A stretch of DNA from bacterium:
CGAAGGTTTGGATGCATGTTGGGCGATTCGGGGCGACGGCACCGGCGCCGAACGTTGGGCTGGGCGTGAGTGCGCACAGCCTAAGAAGATCAGCATGGCAACGAAAAGAAGCGCCACCGTACCGGTCCGCATACCGCGCATTCGGTGAGAGCATTCCCCGCCGATTCGTAAGAGAATCCGTTGCATCAGCGTTCCTTTGCCTGTGTCTGACTCCACCATGCGTTGAACACGTTCATCATTTGTTTCGCCTTAGCATCCCCCGGCGGCAGATCATTAAGTTGGGGCACCAGATCATCATTCTTACTCCAGACGGAACCATGTTTGAAAAGAGCGCTCACACTCTTGATTCCCTGATCCACCAACAGGGTGCCCTTGCCGCCCTTGACGAGGAAGATGTTGATCAGCGGAGGAACACCTCGTCGACCAAGAAGATACAGCGTGTATTTGTTCCCTTCGCCGTCCTCGAAACCCAACCAGGTCGTGACGTCGCCGGGCTTCTGATCAAGATTTTCCTGACCGCGAAGCGTATAGGGCAGAGCCTTCTGATGTTTTTCGATCCAGTCAATGATCGCGGCATTGTCGGGTCGGCGGGTGGATCCGCCGGTTTCACGCGGAATGATGATCACGTTGCTGACCTGATCGCCGCTTCCGGTCAACGAGGGAACCGAACCTCCGCCGGGCGCAAGCGCGGAGCCAACGACTGCGCCGCGATCGCGGCCGACACCTCTTTCCCCCGGACTAATGCTCCCCCCGACGTCTCGCCCATTGCCGCCCCCAATATCCTCGACGTTCACCGTACGGACGTTTAATCCCTCCACCGCTCCCGGCGCAATGTCGGTTCGCACGGAAACGTCCCGCAGTTCGGTGGTTCGGCCCTGACGCCGGGGAGAGCGATCCGACAGCAATACGGAGGGCATGTTTTGGCTTGTCTCGGGAAGCGATTGAGTTCGAACGGTGGTTCGGACGGAACGGGTGCGTGCAGCGACGGTGCGGACGGGACGGGGTTTCTCGACCGGTTGCGGCTCGACCTTTTTCTCCTGTTTCGCTTTCTTCTCAACCAGCGACAATTCTTCCGCCCGCTCCAGGAGCCAATCCGAAATGACCGTGTACTCCATTTTCATCAAGGGCAGGATAATTCGGAACAACAGAAGCAGCCCGACCGTTCCACCGACGGAGATCAGACGGATTCTTCGCGCCGTGCGCTGACGTTCAATTCTCGAATTCATGGGGCTTCGGACATTCCCAGGTCTATGGCGGGAACCGGCAATTGCAGGTTCTTGCAGACGTCGTATACGTGGATGTAGCCGTCGAGCCTTGACTTGTCGTCCGGAAAGGCGGCGATCTCTTTGACGACGGCATATTTTGAATGAACGGTTCCCAGTTCGGCGGCAAGGTCGCGTTCGGGAATGCCGGGAACCTCGAACGTGTTGCCATCCATTTCCCACACCAGCCGGTAAACGCTTAGGGGAACGGTGTAAATGTCCTTGTCTCCGCTTCCATCGCGGAGATCGCGAATCACGTCTATGACTTGGCGGTCCGCTTCGATATGAACTTCCAGAAGCGGGAGCGTCTGCGCGGTCTCCGCTTCGCCCCCCGAGGTGGGAAGATCAAGCTGAACCTTGAAACTCCGGTCCGTAATCAGAATGAAGCCGATGAGAATATTGAAACAGACATCAATGAGCCGCAGGATCATGCCGCCGCGAAACATACGCCGGTCCTTTCCGTCTATTCTTCTTCATCGCGCACCACCACCAAAGATGCGTCAATATTCCGCTCCTTGCACAAGCGGTACAGCCTTTTAATGGCAGCCATCGGAGCGTCGCGATCGGCGCGAATGAGCACGCGCACTTCCCGCCCCTCCCATTTCACCGCTTCATCATCGAGATAGATTGCGATTTCACTCGTATCGCTGGGCGAGAATCTGCCGGGCAGATACAGATCGCCAAGGATATCCACGGATACGATCAGACGCTCCTCGACTTTCAGGGGAATGGGAGGGATCTCGCTCGATTGAGGCAGCATGACCTTAGTCTGATCCTCGAGTTTGGAAACGCTGACGAAACCAAACAGGACCAGCAGGACAATGTCAATCAGCCGAATAATCATGAGACCAGCGCTCCGGCGGCCGTCTGATCCTGCTCCACCCTGTGGAGTCCCTTCAGGACGTGACGAAGCTCATCCGCCTTTTCGCGGGTTTTTTCCATTTGTCGGTCGAACACGTGGGAAAGGAAGGTAAGAAACAGGCCGAGTATCAGACTGATGACCAAGCCGACGATGGTGGTTGCCAGAGCAATCGCCATTCCGTGGAGAATGCGTGTCTCCTGGAGTTTTCCGCCGAAAAAAGTCATGTACATACCGACCACCGTACCCAGGAGACCCAGAGCGCCGGCCGCATCGGACAGAAATTGCGTCCACGCTCGATAGGTGTTGAATTGATCCCGCCTCATGCCGGTGGCGTGGGCAATCTCCGCGTGGTAGAGGTCGTCGTTGCCTTCATCCCGCCGTGCCTTCGCAAACATCAAATGCAGCAATTGTCCCATCTCGCTGCGCTGTCCCCACTCGCGCAGGAGTTGGCCGATTTGTCCGACGCTAGTCTCGGCGAACGGCGTGCAGTAGAGAATTCGTGAACGACGATCTTCGACCCATAGCATCCCCAACTTGTAGAGCGAGAGCACGAGGCCGAAAAAGAGCGTGGCCAGCAGTGGATACAGAAAAGCCGAACACTGTCTCAGAACCTGAACCCAGTCGAGAGTCTCCTTGGTAACCTGCGTGCCCATACCCTCCGGCGACTGCGCAAAAACGGAGGTCGCCGCGAGTCCAAGGCTCAGCAGAAGTGGAATCCAAGTTCGTTTCATGTTTGCTCCATGCTATGGTTCTTATCCATGTTGTCTTTGCAGTTTGCAGCGGCGGCGCTCGCCGAAGAAGTCCGTTCTACGGGGCCGGAGGATTTTCAGCGGGCAGCGGCGGTGCCGTTCCGTGAGAACCCACAATAATCACGTAGCGGTCGGCTTCTTTGTCTCCGATCCGGGGCTTCCGGGTAACGTCAATGGCCAGCGAGCGGTGTTCGTACGAAACGCGTAGCTGGCCGCGCTGACTGAAGTCGGTCTCCCCTTGGCCGTTCACGATCCGCAGAAGATAGGTGTAGATGCCCGGGGCGATGACGCTGTCGTTCTGGTCGCGCCAATCCCACGCCAATGAATCGGGCAGTTCATTGCGTCCGTAAAACGAGTTCACGATTTCCTCGCGGGCGTTGCGAATCTCCAGCCACCACTGCGAGCCGCGCAGGGTGCGAAAAACGGCGGCGGG
This window harbors:
- a CDS encoding MotA/TolQ/ExbB proton channel family protein codes for the protein MKRTWIPLLLSLGLAATSVFAQSPEGMGTQVTKETLDWVQVLRQCSAFLYPLLATLFFGLVLSLYKLGMLWVEDRRSRILYCTPFAETSVGQIGQLLREWGQRSEMGQLLHLMFAKARRDEGNDDLYHAEIAHATGMRRDQFNTYRAWTQFLSDAAGALGLLGTVVGMYMTFFGGKLQETRILHGMAIALATTIVGLVISLILGLFLTFLSHVFDRQMEKTREKADELRHVLKGLHRVEQDQTAAGALVS
- a CDS encoding biopolymer transporter ExbD, which gives rise to MIIRLIDIVLLVLFGFVSVSKLEDQTKVMLPQSSEIPPIPLKVEERLIVSVDILGDLYLPGRFSPSDTSEIAIYLDDEAVKWEGREVRVLIRADRDAPMAAIKRLYRLCKERNIDASLVVVRDEEE